In Methanobacterium paludis, the following proteins share a genomic window:
- the ala gene encoding alanine dehydrogenase: MSKTILLKQNEVKELITMKEVIEDVELSYIEHAKSRVQMPAKKYLFFNKYNGDLRIMPCFMENLEEAGVKCVNVHPDNPIKHGLPTVMGIIELVDPQTGYPISLMDGTLITNMRTGAAAGVATKYLARSDSKTLGILGAGNQASTQLMALNEVIDIDEVRVFCRKCTSREDFAQRASKKYGVDVKAVDSAQKAVDNVDVVVTTTPSNKPIIKAEWISNGTHINAMGADAPGKQELEAELLKKANIFIDCWEQASHSGEINVPVSQGIIKEYDIKAKLGSVIINEKPGRELDDDITIFDSTGLAVQDIVTAWNVYRKAVKNNIGQKINFLD; the protein is encoded by the coding sequence CTACTGAAACAAAATGAAGTAAAAGAACTCATAACTATGAAAGAAGTCATTGAAGATGTGGAACTGTCTTACATTGAACATGCCAAAAGCAGAGTTCAGATGCCAGCTAAAAAATATTTATTTTTCAATAAATACAACGGGGACCTCAGGATAATGCCCTGTTTTATGGAAAACCTTGAAGAGGCAGGAGTAAAGTGCGTAAATGTCCATCCTGACAATCCCATAAAACACGGCTTACCAACTGTTATGGGCATTATTGAACTTGTAGATCCACAAACAGGATATCCAATCTCCCTGATGGATGGAACGTTGATAACAAACATGAGAACCGGTGCTGCAGCAGGTGTTGCAACCAAATATCTGGCCAGATCCGATTCAAAAACCCTTGGAATTTTAGGAGCAGGAAATCAGGCCAGTACACAGCTCATGGCCCTCAACGAAGTTATAGACATCGATGAAGTGAGGGTTTTCTGCAGAAAATGCACCTCCAGGGAAGACTTTGCACAAAGAGCTTCCAAAAAGTACGGCGTGGATGTTAAAGCTGTTGATTCTGCTCAAAAAGCCGTTGATAATGTTGATGTTGTTGTTACCACAACTCCTTCAAACAAGCCCATCATAAAAGCAGAGTGGATATCCAACGGGACACATATAAATGCTATGGGTGCTGATGCCCCGGGTAAACAGGAATTAGAAGCAGAATTACTTAAAAAGGCCAATATCTTTATCGATTGCTGGGAACAGGCCAGCCACAGTGGAGAGATCAACGTTCCAGTTTCCCAAGGAATTATAAAAGAATATGACATAAAAGCCAAACTTGGAAGCGTCATAATCAATGAAAAACCGGGTAGAGAATTGGATGATGATATAACAATCTTCGATTCAACTGGACTTGCAGTTCAGGACATTGTCACTGCATGGAATGTGTACCGAAAGGCTGTGAAAAATAACATCGGCCAAAAGATCAATTTCCTTGACTGA
- a CDS encoding HAD family hydrolase encodes MKAIVFDNSGTLIERYRALKYIKTGAICDDVSSIDIVDYDNKRALVVLQTDPSKCIRKARPDQTIHHFLKKNLVKFDISYSAADVDKTGLLDILKDDKALIKDLQDTLNAVIEKKYNVQICSGSGFIANTEEGKIEFTITSGGRVFKEVPEVINELKDRGIEIFVASGDRQGSLQKLAEYVGIPEKNVFGTADTRRKMEIVKNLKKNYKVMMVGNDLNDILALKEADIGVLTLQQDKNVSKRVYDAADFVVENIKEILKIDF; translated from the coding sequence ATGAAAGCGATTGTCTTCGATAACTCAGGTACACTTATAGAAAGATACAGAGCTCTTAAATACATTAAAACAGGCGCTATTTGTGATGATGTAAGCTCAATTGATATAGTGGACTACGACAACAAAAGGGCCCTTGTTGTACTGCAGACAGACCCATCAAAATGTATAAGAAAGGCAAGACCAGACCAGACCATCCATCATTTCCTTAAAAAAAATCTGGTAAAGTTTGATATAAGTTACTCAGCCGCAGATGTGGATAAAACTGGTCTTTTAGATATCCTTAAAGATGATAAAGCTTTAATAAAAGATCTTCAGGATACTTTGAATGCTGTGATCGAGAAAAAATACAACGTTCAAATATGCAGTGGATCCGGTTTCATAGCCAATACTGAAGAGGGTAAAATTGAGTTCACAATAACCTCAGGGGGAAGAGTATTCAAAGAAGTCCCAGAAGTTATTAATGAGCTAAAAGATAGGGGTATTGAGATTTTTGTAGCATCAGGAGACAGGCAGGGTTCGCTTCAAAAACTTGCAGAATATGTGGGCATTCCCGAAAAAAATGTCTTTGGAACAGCAGATACCCGAAGGAAAATGGAAATTGTAAAGAATCTTAAGAAAAACTACAAAGTTATGATGGTTGGAAACGATTTAAACGACATACTTGCACTTAAAGAAGCAGATATTGGGGTTTTAACACTTCAACAGGATAAGAATGTGAGTAAAAGGGTTTATGATGCTGCAGACTTTGTGGTTGAAAATATAAAAGAGATCCTTAAAATTGATTTTTAG
- a CDS encoding LysE family transporter encodes MIQLIEIILFALTSFVVGLSGSLVPGPMLTVTITDSLKKGFKAGPLIVLGHIIAELILVILIIGGLNWLIGSKTATMFIGIFGGITLMVIGYQTARSTEEISEISILSEGDSQTSGDDKQSTGYGSVFRGFIASVSNPYFFIWWATIGCTFIFKGLELAGVFGVLAFFIGHWASDLGWYSLVSFFTNKGSGVMTNRHYKIIMTVCGVFLIILGIYFVLSSQKII; translated from the coding sequence GTGATACAATTGATTGAGATAATTTTATTTGCATTGACATCCTTTGTAGTGGGCTTATCAGGATCCCTGGTTCCAGGACCCATGCTAACTGTTACCATAACAGATTCGCTGAAAAAAGGGTTTAAAGCTGGACCTTTAATTGTTTTAGGGCATATTATAGCCGAATTAATCTTGGTCATACTGATTATTGGGGGTCTTAACTGGTTAATCGGTTCAAAAACTGCAACCATGTTTATAGGAATCTTTGGAGGCATTACCCTAATGGTTATAGGTTACCAGACTGCGAGATCCACCGAAGAAATTTCAGAAATTTCCATACTTTCAGAGGGTGACAGCCAAACTTCGGGAGATGATAAACAATCCACGGGTTATGGATCTGTTTTTAGAGGATTTATTGCCAGTGTATCAAATCCCTACTTCTTCATTTGGTGGGCAACCATCGGCTGTACATTTATATTCAAAGGCTTGGAGCTTGCGGGTGTTTTTGGAGTTTTGGCATTCTTTATTGGGCATTGGGCATCTGATCTTGGATGGTACAGCCTTGTATCATTCTTCACAAACAAGGGATCTGGGGTGATGACGAACAGACACTACAAAATAATCATGACAGTCTGTGGTGTTTTTTTGATCATTTTAGGAATTTACTTCGTTTTAAGTTCACAAAAGATAATTTAA